DNA sequence from the Dreissena polymorpha isolate Duluth1 chromosome 3, UMN_Dpol_1.0, whole genome shotgun sequence genome:
aattaaacacagttgtaaaccttaattgcatttgttaaattgaaattgacttcggtttgataaatcagcggtttCATGTTccaccgcataaaccagacacatgttggaacattatttgaagtaacagacctatgaaatgtcattgtgcttaaattcagagttttgttattagaaaagcataatcttacctaTTTAAAACCCAATATTTCCACCAATCTGTACTTCGATTGATACAatgtttcgtagtaaaacatatacccgacgtcgtagagaAACCTCGTCAGCCCGCAGTGGACCAACAGCTGTCAGTTGCCGCCATGCGACCAAACGCCAGGTTTTAGATCACACACAACGGTCGATGGTCGATAGTCGGGAAATTTGCCTTGAGTAAGTTACACGTTTGCTACGACCATTATGAAGGTAATTTAGTTTTTAAATGGACCATCTTAAATTAAATATCGTATATCACAGAACTTTGGCCGtataatacaaatgatattttatatcTACACACCGTCTTGTACAAAAAGAACATACCATGAAATATGTAATAAATTTTGTTACTAGTCCACACTAGCAATTTTTTTATTGAGATTATGATTTCACAAATATATTTAAGTAATTTATCCAGAGGGTggtgtaaataataaaaatattgatataacATGAAGCAGGGTGTGTAAGATACCTTTTTCACCTTTCATTTATAGGTGTTTCTTTGATGTCACACAATTTCGAACAAGCTCGAGAAAAAAGCCCTAATAGAACATAAGCAAGTTCCTTCAAACATGTATTATGCCATACTTATTACATAACGACGTATTCACATATCTGCATTAAGTCTACTTTTAACTTAATGAAGCTCCTACATAAAGGATACCTTCTAAGATGAACGGAAATAATCATTCAACTCTGACCGATTTATAGCACTTGAGTAGGAAGCCGCTTCATTTTACTATGTGTGTATGATAGCAACttattacaaaacataaatacgaATGTTCCACTGAATTGCATTCATACATAAATAAGCTCCTGATGCCCTGCTTTTCAATATAAAGACATTTGTAAAGTTTAAAATGgaatattgctttgtaatttcaAATTATATGTTGTGCTCATTATGCAGATGATTTCATCCagttttaccaaaacaatgtttacattcaaTTTGTTCCTGTGCTCtgttttttttatggaaacaAGTTTATTCAAGTTTACACTGAATGCATGCTTCTCGTTGTTTATTATCACAACCACGATATgttaagaagaaaatgaaaaagtttTGCATAAATCATTTGATCAAAAAACAACACTCAAGATTTTTCATTCCAACAAGTCAGTAAGTTTGGATGTGGCACATCTGACAAGTATACAAGGAAGGTCATACGAGTATAACCATTACAATTATCTCAAAAACCAAACAACTATGTGAATATACACACTTGCGTCAGTTCAATAGATTTTGACGTTACTATAatggtaaaaaatgaaaatgtgctCCATTTTAAGCTTGTTGTACAAACAAAGGACCGGGATCAGATTGACTACAAAGAGCTCCAAAGATACGACCAGTAGAATGAGCCACCACGGCATGCTGGTGCAGCCAGCTGAGAAGTTTCCATCGGCGGAAGAGGATCCTGCGAAACTGTCGTACCTGCCCGATTGATTGCCGCCTGTTCCACTTCCTGGTCCTGAACAGCCTGTTCCACTACCCGCTCCTGAGCCGCTTTTTCCAGACCCCGTTCCTGAACCGCTTGATCCACCTCCCGTTCCTGAGTCGCTT
Encoded proteins:
- the LOC127872379 gene encoding sericin-1-like, producing the protein MGSVPIGIGPGSGRGTSICVSDGRNGTSGLETGSGTGGSESVNGTSGSGTGSGTSDSGTGGGSSGSGTGSGKSGSGAGSGTGCSGPGSGTGGNQSGRYDSFAGSSSADGNFSAGCTSMPWWLILLVVSLELFVVNLIPVLLYVMIATSV